Proteins from a single region of Chloroherpeton thalassium ATCC 35110:
- a CDS encoding 4Fe-4S dicluster domain-containing protein, with protein sequence MIYKVISKPEFRKFVEALIEANDVLGPVKADMDAHGKPLYKFERVASFDEMDLDYTISYSSVKNFFLPYREKLSEYDFSENDWHQDIEYRVNPRVLLGLRPCDINALNILDKIFYKGTYPSPYYIARRKNTFILGLDHDPLPDCFCSSLGCHTVGTGFDMFGSDLGDRYYMAVNSAIAFNFLKNFNVKDPTNTDDKAYIERRKFLKKSFQTNVEVSGLPSFLDIEFQSPIWKKWGDKCLNCGTCAMVCPTCYCYQVEENIAVNLRTASKDQMLYSCTILDFAEVAGGHNFRPNKEDRLKYRYYHHYRGFAENASEPICVGCNRCGRACLAGINPKDVINDLRLENEDRVSNT encoded by the coding sequence ATGATTTATAAAGTCATTTCAAAGCCGGAATTCCGAAAATTTGTTGAAGCATTAATTGAGGCAAATGATGTGCTCGGTCCTGTCAAAGCAGACATGGACGCACATGGAAAGCCGCTTTACAAATTTGAACGAGTGGCTTCTTTTGATGAAATGGATTTGGATTACACCATTTCGTACTCTTCCGTCAAAAACTTCTTTCTTCCTTATCGGGAGAAACTTTCCGAATACGATTTTTCCGAAAACGATTGGCATCAAGACATCGAGTATCGCGTTAATCCGCGTGTACTTTTGGGGTTGCGCCCGTGCGACATCAACGCGCTGAATATTCTTGATAAGATATTCTACAAAGGCACATATCCTTCGCCTTACTACATTGCACGGCGCAAGAACACGTTTATTCTGGGTTTAGATCACGACCCGCTTCCTGATTGTTTTTGTAGCTCGCTCGGTTGCCACACGGTTGGAACGGGATTTGACATGTTCGGCTCCGATCTTGGCGACCGTTATTATATGGCGGTCAATTCGGCCATTGCGTTCAATTTTCTCAAAAATTTTAACGTAAAAGATCCAACCAACACGGACGACAAAGCCTACATCGAGCGAAGGAAATTCCTCAAGAAATCCTTTCAAACCAATGTGGAAGTCAGTGGCTTGCCAAGCTTTTTGGACATCGAGTTTCAATCGCCAATTTGGAAAAAATGGGGCGATAAGTGCTTGAATTGCGGCACGTGCGCAATGGTTTGCCCAACTTGCTATTGTTATCAAGTCGAGGAAAATATTGCGGTCAATTTGCGGACGGCCTCAAAAGACCAAATGCTTTATTCCTGCACGATTCTTGATTTTGCAGAAGTCGCCGGCGGGCATAATTTCAGGCCGAACAAAGAAGATCGGTTAAAATATCGCTATTACCATCACTATCGTGGTTTTGCAGAAAATGCCAGCGAGCCCATTTGTGTCGGTTGCAACCGCTGCGGGCGGGCGTGCCTTGCCGGAATTAACCCAAAAGATGTCATCAACGATTTAAGATTGGAAAATGAAGACCGAGTATCAAATACCTAA
- a CDS encoding choice-of-anchor I family protein, producing the protein MKRKLTHHVKQLLSLMVLIAATCLRFTSAQAQDVSLTKLSTYATGIFDESAAEIASYDATTGYLAFVNAHANEVVVLDLSDPANPSEVRTLDVTTEVAGGSANSVSAKNGVLAVAVEADTKTDNGYVVLYDASSGNHLKTLSVGALPDMVAFTPDGNKILVANEGEPNDDYSIDPEGSVSIIDISSGASNATVQTLNFNDFDDQKANLIAAGVRIFGADASNGYSVASFSAVDTIFYSGFDNADLAGFDTVSVVGEQVWGTTSYGTPKPSGMMTGYANSTRNDNEDWLIIPAMDFTGKSGVKLSFTEAINYETVSVDDNQQVLISTDYTGFGDPNAATWDTLNVTNRSTGSSWTFVTVDDFDLSDYEGESSVYIAFKYISSATDNNASTWEIDDITVQADNATIQLTDASGITAGQWITLDSDNSDEDTDAVLPYQVLSVDGNTICLTTGFESSFDGDKFEEGTDTSANASAWTVYSHNTTASVSKDLEPEYIAITPDSKTAYVSCQENNAFVIIDIDNATVSSIKALGFKDHSVAGNGLDASDKDDMINITTYPNLKGMYMPDATVAYEIGGATYIFTANEGDAREYDALIEEVRVQDLPLDPTAFPDAEDLQKKANLGRLTVTNTLGDIDGDGDFDELYSYGARSFSIWDTDGNLVWDSGDQIEKAAAVAYPSYFNSGNDDKGELDDRSDNKGPEPEAMAVGKIGDHVYAFVGLERIGGVMIFDVTNPTSPSFKKYINNRDFTVDPSKNLSAAGDLGPECVVFIPADSRTDGKNLLAVANEISGTVSIYEISAPETYTLTILHNNDGESALLSEDGYAGISHFKSAVDSLKKSAMESTDGVVMLSSGDNFLAGKEFSASLNDGIYYDAIGLDFIDYDAICLGNHDFDFGPKVLSDFIQTIQANPAPYLSSNIDFSGESDLQTLVDNGRIAKRTVFEKNGRKIGVIGATTENLKAISSPGDVVMSAVKDAVMAQVNAIKDTVDIIILISHLQSVEEDKELAAELSNVDVMIAGGGDEVLASEIAELYPGDSRDGDYPTIVTDADGKEVPIVTTGGNYKYVGKLVVSFDDNGDIVNINSLESDPVLVKSSSYPTNVGLETNVITPVSAYIASLENNVIAVTEVALDGKKSHVRTQETNAGNLVADALLWQGRQLAADYGATVPNIGMENGGGIRNDVTLEAGDNITSLTTFDMLPFSNYVSIIEVTHKQLKAVLENAVSRVEYVDGRFAQIAGMRVYIDTTAAAREQDDETGVATVEGSRITKVVLFAADGSDSTTIIENGVVATPTEKVAVATNNFSAAGGDGYPWMDSEFITVGVSYQQALENYLVAENGLDSVVSADMYPVVTDDVAESKRRIIYKTGTSAVAGETEKTPATYALEQNYPNPFNPTTTINYTLASSGFVTLKVYDILGREVATLVNEQMKAGQHIATFNAARFASGVYFYRLKAGEFVKVKKMMLLK; encoded by the coding sequence ATGAAACGGAAGCTTACACATCATGTTAAGCAGCTCTTGAGTCTCATGGTGCTTATCGCGGCAACCTGCTTGCGATTTACGAGCGCCCAAGCTCAGGATGTGAGCTTAACTAAGTTAAGTACCTACGCCACAGGCATTTTTGACGAAAGCGCCGCGGAGATTGCTTCGTACGACGCAACAACCGGCTACTTGGCATTTGTGAATGCCCACGCCAACGAAGTTGTGGTTTTGGACTTGTCAGATCCTGCAAATCCATCAGAGGTGCGCACACTTGATGTCACAACTGAGGTTGCTGGCGGTTCAGCCAACAGCGTATCTGCTAAAAACGGCGTTTTGGCTGTGGCCGTGGAAGCTGACACCAAAACAGACAACGGCTACGTGGTTTTATATGATGCGTCAAGTGGCAACCATCTGAAAACGCTTTCAGTTGGAGCATTGCCAGACATGGTGGCGTTCACACCAGACGGCAACAAAATCTTAGTGGCCAATGAAGGCGAACCTAATGATGATTACAGCATTGACCCAGAAGGTTCGGTTAGCATTATTGATATTTCAAGCGGAGCGTCCAACGCAACCGTGCAAACGCTGAACTTCAACGATTTTGACGACCAGAAGGCCAATTTAATCGCCGCGGGCGTTCGCATTTTTGGCGCTGATGCGTCGAATGGTTATAGCGTTGCTAGCTTTAGCGCGGTTGATACCATTTTCTACTCCGGTTTTGATAATGCCGACTTAGCCGGCTTTGATACGGTTTCCGTTGTCGGCGAGCAAGTATGGGGAACAACTAGCTACGGAACCCCAAAACCATCGGGCATGATGACCGGATACGCAAACAGCACTCGCAATGATAACGAGGACTGGCTCATTATCCCAGCAATGGATTTCACAGGAAAATCTGGGGTAAAACTTTCTTTCACAGAAGCCATCAATTATGAAACCGTTTCTGTTGATGACAACCAGCAAGTTTTGATCTCAACGGACTATACCGGTTTTGGAGATCCAAACGCAGCAACTTGGGACACCCTGAATGTAACCAATCGCTCAACGGGCAGCAGCTGGACGTTCGTCACGGTTGATGACTTTGATCTGTCTGATTACGAAGGCGAATCATCCGTTTATATTGCTTTCAAATACATCTCTTCGGCCACTGATAACAACGCCTCCACATGGGAAATTGATGACATCACGGTGCAAGCCGACAATGCCACCATCCAGCTCACCGATGCTTCTGGCATTACCGCTGGCCAATGGATTACGTTAGATTCCGATAATAGCGATGAAGATACCGACGCTGTTTTGCCATATCAGGTCTTAAGCGTCGATGGCAACACCATCTGCTTAACCACGGGTTTTGAGTCCTCCTTTGATGGCGACAAGTTTGAAGAAGGAACAGATACTTCTGCAAACGCAAGCGCATGGACCGTCTATTCCCACAACACAACAGCCTCGGTTAGCAAAGATTTGGAACCCGAGTACATTGCGATTACACCGGATTCAAAAACGGCGTATGTTTCTTGTCAAGAAAACAATGCTTTTGTCATTATCGACATTGACAACGCAACCGTTAGCAGCATCAAAGCGCTCGGCTTTAAAGATCATAGCGTAGCCGGCAATGGCTTGGATGCCAGCGACAAAGACGACATGATCAACATTACGACCTATCCGAACCTCAAAGGCATGTATATGCCAGATGCTACCGTGGCTTACGAAATCGGTGGCGCCACTTACATTTTTACCGCTAACGAAGGCGACGCTCGCGAATACGATGCTTTAATTGAAGAAGTTCGCGTTCAAGATCTTCCATTAGATCCAACCGCTTTCCCTGACGCTGAGGACTTACAGAAAAAAGCCAACTTAGGCCGCTTGACCGTCACAAATACCTTAGGAGATATTGATGGCGACGGCGACTTCGATGAGCTTTATTCCTACGGCGCTCGCTCGTTCTCTATTTGGGATACCGACGGAAACCTTGTTTGGGACAGCGGCGACCAAATTGAAAAAGCCGCAGCGGTTGCTTATCCGTCTTATTTTAATAGCGGAAACGACGACAAAGGAGAACTTGACGATAGAAGCGACAACAAAGGCCCTGAACCCGAAGCGATGGCTGTGGGTAAAATTGGCGATCATGTTTATGCGTTTGTTGGCCTTGAAAGAATCGGTGGCGTAATGATTTTTGATGTCACCAATCCAACGTCGCCTTCTTTTAAAAAGTACATTAACAATCGCGACTTCACGGTTGATCCAAGCAAAAATTTATCTGCTGCTGGCGACTTAGGTCCTGAATGCGTTGTGTTTATTCCCGCAGATTCAAGAACAGATGGCAAAAACTTGCTTGCTGTGGCGAACGAAATCAGCGGCACGGTGAGCATTTATGAAATCAGCGCACCGGAAACTTACACGCTTACCATCTTGCACAACAACGATGGCGAGTCGGCTTTGCTTAGCGAAGATGGTTACGCTGGTATTTCTCACTTCAAATCGGCTGTTGATTCCTTGAAAAAATCCGCTATGGAATCAACGGACGGCGTGGTCATGCTTTCTTCTGGCGACAACTTCCTTGCTGGTAAAGAATTCAGCGCCAGCTTGAACGACGGCATTTATTACGATGCCATCGGTTTGGATTTTATCGATTACGATGCGATCTGCCTTGGCAACCACGACTTTGACTTCGGTCCAAAAGTCCTGTCTGATTTCATCCAAACCATTCAAGCCAACCCAGCACCTTACTTAAGCTCAAACATTGACTTCAGCGGCGAATCTGACTTGCAAACGCTCGTCGATAATGGACGCATTGCAAAGAGAACCGTCTTTGAAAAAAATGGCAGAAAAATCGGCGTGATTGGCGCAACCACCGAAAACTTGAAAGCGATTTCAAGCCCGGGCGATGTGGTCATGAGCGCGGTGAAAGATGCGGTTATGGCTCAAGTCAATGCCATCAAAGACACCGTTGATATTATCATTTTGATCAGCCACTTGCAGTCCGTTGAAGAGGACAAAGAATTGGCTGCGGAATTGAGCAATGTTGATGTCATGATTGCAGGCGGTGGCGATGAAGTTTTAGCCAGCGAAATTGCAGAGCTTTATCCTGGAGATTCAAGAGATGGTGATTATCCAACCATCGTGACAGATGCTGATGGCAAAGAAGTGCCAATTGTTACCACAGGTGGAAACTATAAGTATGTTGGTAAATTGGTTGTTTCGTTCGACGACAACGGCGATATCGTCAATATCAACTCGCTCGAAAGCGATCCTGTTTTGGTAAAAAGCAGCAGCTATCCAACCAATGTTGGTTTGGAAACCAACGTGATTACACCAGTCAGCGCCTACATTGCCAGCTTGGAAAACAATGTGATTGCAGTTACCGAAGTGGCTTTGGACGGCAAGAAATCTCACGTTCGCACCCAAGAAACCAATGCCGGTAACCTTGTTGCAGATGCGCTCCTATGGCAAGGCCGTCAGCTCGCAGCTGACTACGGCGCAACCGTGCCAAACATCGGTATGGAAAACGGCGGCGGCATTCGCAATGATGTAACGTTGGAGGCTGGCGATAACATTACTTCGCTCACCACTTTCGACATGCTTCCATTTAGCAATTACGTGTCTATCATCGAAGTTACTCATAAGCAGCTAAAAGCTGTTCTTGAAAATGCTGTTTCAAGAGTAGAATATGTTGATGGCCGCTTTGCTCAAATTGCTGGTATGCGCGTCTATATCGACACGACAGCAGCGGCTCGCGAGCAAGACGACGAAACCGGCGTAGCAACCGTAGAAGGTTCTCGCATCACCAAAGTTGTTTTGTTTGCAGCTGATGGATCAGACAGCACCACGATTATTGAAAATGGTGTGGTGGCAACACCGACAGAGAAAGTTGCTGTGGCAACAAACAACTTCTCGGCTGCCGGCGGCGATGGCTATCCTTGGATGGATAGTGAATTCATCACAGTTGGCGTTAGCTATCAACAAGCGCTGGAAAACTACTTAGTTGCTGAAAATGGCTTGGATAGCGTCGTTTCTGCCGACATGTATCCGGTTGTCACTGATGATGTTGCTGAAAGCAAACGCAGAATCATCTACAAGACTGGAACATCTGCCGTTGCTGGTGAAACAGAAAAAACACCGGCTACTTATGCGCTTGAGCAAAACTATCCGAACCCATTCAACCCAACAACCACAATCAATTATACACTTGCAAGCAGCGGCTTTGTCACGCTAAAAGTGTATGATATTTTGGGTCGTGAAGTAGCCACCCTTGTTAATGAGCAAATGAAAGCCGGCCAACACATCGCCACTTTCAATGCGGCTCGTTTTGCAAGCGGCGTGTATTTCTACCGCCTCAAAGCTGGGGAATTCGTTAAAGTCAAGAAAATGATGCTTCTCAAATAA
- a CDS encoding FAD/NAD(P)-binding protein produces the protein MKTDKVYKCKIINVIKLTELEKLFHLRIVDQRERDIFQFRPGQFVMLDVPGYGEVPISLSSSTNNHEYIELCIRKAGRTTNVLHEAKIGSYVGIRGPFGNSFPMEKMAGHNILLIAGGLGIAPLRGPLYWVADYRDHYKDVHVLYGAKEPSQMLFTYQYDEWERVNHIKMLSIVEHPDENWTGHVGRITKLFDEIEFDPQDTFAIVCGPPVMFKFVCSHLDKMGIPMNRMFVSLERRMHCGMGKCCRCMVGSTFTCVDGPVFDYWSVLNLKEAI, from the coding sequence ATGAAAACGGACAAGGTCTATAAGTGCAAAATTATTAACGTCATCAAGCTCACCGAACTTGAAAAGCTGTTTCACTTGCGAATTGTCGATCAGCGCGAGCGAGATATTTTTCAATTTCGCCCTGGCCAATTCGTGATGTTGGATGTGCCCGGTTATGGCGAAGTGCCGATTTCGCTTTCAAGCTCGACAAACAACCATGAATATATCGAGCTTTGTATTCGCAAGGCCGGGCGCACGACGAACGTATTGCACGAGGCCAAAATCGGTTCGTATGTTGGCATTCGTGGCCCGTTTGGAAATTCCTTCCCGATGGAAAAAATGGCCGGCCATAACATTTTGCTCATTGCTGGCGGACTGGGCATCGCTCCGCTTCGTGGCCCGCTTTATTGGGTGGCCGATTACCGCGATCATTATAAAGATGTACATGTGCTTTATGGCGCAAAAGAGCCCAGCCAAATGCTTTTTACCTACCAGTATGACGAGTGGGAGCGTGTCAATCACATTAAAATGCTGTCCATTGTGGAGCATCCTGATGAAAATTGGACGGGGCATGTCGGGCGTATCACCAAACTCTTCGACGAAATCGAGTTTGATCCGCAAGATACGTTCGCCATTGTGTGTGGGCCGCCAGTCATGTTCAAGTTTGTTTGCAGCCATTTGGACAAAATGGGCATCCCGATGAATCGCATGTTTGTTTCGCTCGAGCGGCGGATGCACTGCGGTATGGGAAAATGTTGCCGCTGCATGGTTGGCTCAACTTTTACCTGCGTCGACGGGCCAGTTTTTGATTACTGGTCGGTGTTAAACCTAAAGGAAGCAATTTAG
- the recO gene encoding DNA repair protein RecO, translating into MIRKTQAIVLRTINYGDQSKIVTFFTRSFGKLTGLVKGYRNPKGKFASVLEIGNDLDLVLYKKDTREVQLITEAVLRAPMLGATSSLEQLSALHQTLELIRLTTENDDAHLGVFELLHATLQKINVSRKNHISFFFYFQVQLISLLGFRLNFQKCVLTGKSLSEKALPKDARVVLLAEHGGFALQLAAEERGFAGMPVSTDAFKAVQWLSLVAIESVENLFLEKLVINEIFQLLDSYFRFHIDDLPAFRSREIFNQLVF; encoded by the coding sequence ATGATTAGAAAAACACAAGCCATTGTCCTTCGCACGATTAACTATGGCGATCAGTCCAAAATCGTCACATTTTTTACCCGATCGTTTGGGAAGCTAACTGGGCTTGTCAAAGGCTATCGAAACCCGAAAGGAAAATTCGCTTCGGTTTTGGAGATTGGCAACGACCTGGATTTGGTGCTCTACAAAAAAGACACCCGGGAAGTGCAGCTCATCACTGAGGCCGTGCTGCGAGCGCCTATGCTCGGCGCAACAAGCTCGCTTGAGCAACTCAGCGCCTTGCACCAAACGCTCGAGCTGATTCGCTTAACAACGGAAAATGACGACGCGCACCTGGGCGTGTTTGAGCTGCTTCATGCAACGCTGCAAAAAATCAACGTGTCGCGGAAAAATCATATCAGCTTTTTTTTCTATTTCCAGGTTCAATTGATTTCGCTGTTGGGCTTTCGGCTCAATTTCCAAAAATGTGTTTTAACGGGAAAATCCTTATCGGAAAAGGCTTTGCCAAAAGATGCCAGAGTGGTTTTGCTCGCCGAGCACGGCGGATTTGCGCTGCAGTTGGCTGCTGAGGAACGCGGTTTTGCCGGAATGCCCGTTTCGACGGATGCGTTCAAAGCCGTGCAATGGCTTTCGCTTGTAGCGATTGAATCGGTAGAAAATCTTTTCCTGGAGAAGCTTGTTATAAATGAAATCTTTCAACTTCTCGATAGCTATTTTCGGTTTCATATAGATGATTTGCCCGCATTTAGAAGCAGAGAAATTTTCAATCAGCTGGTTTTTTAG
- a CDS encoding Ni/Fe hydrogenase subunit alpha, whose protein sequence is MKCDLNIDVHHLTRVEGHGNIHVKVKDGKLVDAKWAVVETPRFFEAMVRGLSHDLAPVLTARICGICSIGHALASLRAVERAMDVQIPKTAKKLRLLAKHGETLQSHILHVFFLVAPDFYNVGSVIPIVAQHPDVAGLAVRLKGLANDLCDLVAGRTTHPVSLAVGGLTKAPSKDDLAKMKIAIEERLPDMLATIDLFASLKMPAFVRETEFVSLKGVNEYPWIGGDLISTDGVVKPEDDYLAMTNEYVVDFSTSKFTKLSRDAFAAGALARFNNNHHFLHEKAREAAERLGLRAVNHNPFMNNVAQVVESYHVMLESIEMIQALLDSDLKDIRADYKPTAGKGVGAVEVPRGILYHCYETDDSGIIKKANCIIPTTQNNANIHYDLPELVNQEMARGKDENEIEKLCEMLVRTYDPCISCSVH, encoded by the coding sequence ATGAAATGTGACCTCAATATTGATGTCCATCACCTCACGCGGGTGGAAGGGCATGGAAATATTCATGTAAAAGTCAAAGACGGCAAATTGGTTGATGCCAAGTGGGCGGTTGTCGAAACGCCTCGCTTTTTTGAAGCGATGGTTCGCGGCCTTTCGCACGATTTAGCGCCGGTTCTCACTGCGCGAATTTGCGGCATTTGCTCGATTGGGCACGCGCTGGCCAGCCTTCGCGCTGTGGAACGCGCAATGGATGTGCAAATTCCGAAAACGGCCAAGAAATTGCGCTTGCTCGCCAAACACGGCGAAACGCTCCAAAGTCATATTTTGCATGTTTTTTTCTTGGTCGCGCCGGATTTTTACAATGTTGGTAGCGTCATTCCGATTGTTGCGCAGCATCCCGATGTTGCCGGATTGGCGGTTCGGCTAAAAGGCTTGGCCAATGATTTGTGCGATTTGGTGGCTGGTAGAACCACGCATCCGGTGAGCCTGGCCGTTGGCGGCCTAACGAAAGCGCCAAGCAAAGATGATTTGGCGAAAATGAAAATCGCTATCGAAGAGCGGCTGCCCGATATGCTCGCCACGATCGATTTGTTTGCCTCGCTAAAAATGCCGGCTTTTGTTAGAGAAACCGAATTCGTTTCGCTCAAGGGCGTCAATGAATATCCTTGGATTGGCGGCGATTTAATTTCTACGGATGGCGTTGTCAAGCCGGAAGATGATTATTTGGCAATGACGAACGAATATGTCGTGGATTTTTCAACTTCAAAATTTACAAAGCTGAGCCGAGACGCTTTTGCGGCGGGTGCGCTGGCTCGCTTCAACAATAATCATCACTTTTTGCATGAAAAAGCGCGTGAAGCGGCTGAGCGACTCGGGCTTCGCGCCGTGAATCACAATCCGTTTATGAACAACGTGGCGCAAGTTGTGGAAAGTTATCATGTTATGCTGGAATCCATTGAGATGATTCAGGCGCTTTTGGATTCGGATTTAAAAGACATTCGCGCTGATTATAAGCCAACGGCTGGGAAGGGCGTCGGCGCAGTAGAAGTGCCCAGAGGCATTTTATATCATTGTTATGAAACAGACGATTCGGGAATTATTAAGAAGGCAAATTGCATTATTCCGACAACTCAAAATAATGCGAATATTCATTACGATTTGCCGGAGTTAGTTAATCAGGAGATGGCGCGGGGTAAGGATGAAAACGAAATAGAAAAGCTCTGCGAAATGTTGGTTAGGACATATGATCCGTGCATCTCCTGTTCTGTTCATTGA
- a CDS encoding NADH ubiquinone oxidoreductase gives MKYLGVELQKPKVGVFDFTSCEGCQLQLANKEGSLVDFLSLIEIVNFREISSDKSDDYDVALIEGSISRADEVERLKKIRENAKILVALGSCACFGGVNSLKNRFPIEEVVTEVYGDMPKETEPVRRVSDVVKVDLCIPGCPVSKAEVERIVVNLVTGAEVKFPKYPVCVECKQHVNTCLFDLGQLCLGPITQAGCGAVCPNGKYPCLGCRGAFADPNYEAFKNIVAEKGFSMEYLKERLSFYNGFSGAYKDEM, from the coding sequence GTGAAGTATCTTGGCGTTGAATTACAAAAGCCGAAAGTCGGCGTGTTTGATTTTACCAGCTGCGAAGGCTGCCAGCTTCAGTTAGCAAATAAGGAAGGCTCGCTCGTGGATTTTCTTTCACTCATTGAAATCGTGAATTTTCGAGAGATTTCTTCGGATAAAAGCGATGATTACGATGTGGCGCTCATTGAAGGCAGCATTTCTCGCGCCGATGAGGTCGAGCGTCTGAAAAAAATTCGTGAAAACGCAAAAATTTTAGTTGCGCTGGGTTCTTGTGCGTGCTTTGGCGGGGTAAATAGTTTAAAAAATCGTTTTCCCATTGAGGAAGTTGTAACGGAAGTTTATGGCGACATGCCCAAAGAAACCGAACCTGTTCGGCGAGTGAGCGATGTGGTGAAAGTCGATCTTTGCATTCCGGGTTGTCCGGTTTCCAAAGCGGAAGTGGAGCGGATCGTCGTCAATTTAGTGACGGGGGCGGAAGTCAAATTTCCGAAATATCCAGTTTGTGTTGAGTGTAAGCAGCATGTCAATACTTGTTTGTTTGATTTAGGCCAGCTTTGCTTGGGCCCGATTACGCAAGCCGGTTGTGGCGCGGTTTGCCCGAACGGAAAATATCCCTGTCTTGGTTGCCGCGGCGCGTTCGCCGATCCAAACTACGAGGCGTTTAAAAACATCGTAGCGGAAAAAGGCTTTTCAATGGAATACTTAAAAGAGCGACTAAGCTTTTATAACGGATTTAGCGGAGCGTATAAAGATGAAATGTGA
- a CDS encoding Do family serine endopeptidase gives MKRRTVFTAIGLIMIGVVIGVVGMIGAERSNGTAAEEIRLVPQEVHSFVPNKSEMPHPPMSQTFVTVAKLSTPTVVSIQVKVDEARPDALDFLYDFQEDEEGDAEHDEKEEMERKKDMFHWFFRSPTEPMLSSGSGVLISRDGYIMTNHHVVKNASSASNILVTLHDKREFHASITGTDPLTDIAIIKIDAKNLSAATFGNSDSLHVGEWVMAVGNPFELTSTVTAGIISAMNRNINIIHDSFGVETFIQTDAVINPGNSGGALVNMNGQLIGINTAIASRNGSYQGYGFAIPINLAQSVAKDLIAHGEVIRGYIGVSLGEIDAVMAKALGLKQPTGALIQEVLPECAAKEAGIESMDVILKIDGVQIAERNQLQAYVARKHPGDVLRLQVWRDKKIIELRVKLKALKKNSPVAKLDAEPKEEDLGMEVANLSQEEKKEFRTEHGIRVISIDPFGSAFTRGIEKNDLILEINREKIASVQSFNQKLVALKSEEAILLKIRKPYSQSAMFVAVEVPH, from the coding sequence ATGAAACGACGAACGGTATTTACAGCAATAGGCTTAATCATGATTGGCGTTGTGATCGGGGTTGTCGGAATGATTGGGGCGGAGCGCTCAAACGGCACAGCAGCCGAGGAAATCCGGCTGGTGCCGCAGGAAGTCCACTCTTTTGTTCCAAACAAATCCGAGATGCCTCATCCACCGATGAGTCAAACATTTGTGACTGTGGCAAAGCTAAGCACGCCAACCGTTGTGAGCATTCAGGTTAAAGTGGATGAGGCGCGCCCCGATGCTTTGGACTTTCTCTATGATTTTCAAGAGGATGAAGAGGGCGATGCGGAGCACGACGAAAAAGAAGAGATGGAACGCAAAAAAGATATGTTCCACTGGTTTTTCCGCTCTCCAACTGAACCGATGCTCAGCAGCGGTTCTGGTGTTTTGATCAGCCGCGACGGTTATATTATGACAAACCATCATGTTGTCAAGAATGCGTCTTCCGCCAGCAACATTTTGGTGACGCTCCACGACAAGCGCGAATTTCATGCGTCGATAACCGGCACCGATCCCTTAACCGACATTGCCATTATAAAAATTGACGCCAAAAATTTGTCCGCAGCTACTTTTGGCAATTCCGATAGCCTTCATGTTGGCGAATGGGTGATGGCTGTTGGCAATCCGTTTGAGCTAACCTCTACTGTGACAGCGGGCATTATCAGCGCGATGAACCGAAATATCAATATTATTCACGATAGCTTTGGCGTGGAAACCTTCATTCAAACCGATGCGGTCATTAATCCGGGCAATAGCGGCGGCGCGCTCGTCAATATGAATGGCCAGCTCATTGGAATCAATACGGCGATCGCCTCGCGCAACGGCTCATATCAAGGATATGGCTTTGCCATTCCGATTAATCTGGCGCAAAGCGTCGCCAAAGATTTAATTGCGCATGGCGAAGTGATTCGCGGCTATATTGGCGTTTCGCTTGGTGAAATCGATGCTGTAATGGCGAAGGCTCTTGGCTTAAAACAGCCAACGGGCGCGCTGATTCAAGAAGTGCTTCCTGAATGTGCGGCCAAAGAGGCGGGCATCGAGTCGATGGATGTTATTTTGAAAATCGATGGTGTTCAAATTGCCGAGCGAAATCAGTTGCAAGCGTATGTGGCGCGCAAGCATCCTGGCGATGTGCTGCGTCTTCAGGTTTGGCGAGATAAGAAAATCATCGAGCTGAGGGTGAAACTGAAAGCGCTCAAAAAAAATTCGCCTGTCGCAAAGTTGGACGCCGAACCAAAAGAGGAAGATTTGGGCATGGAAGTGGCCAATTTATCGCAGGAAGAAAAGAAAGAATTTCGCACGGAACATGGCATTCGTGTGATTTCCATCGATCCGTTTGGAAGCGCGTTTACGCGTGGCATTGAAAAAAACGATTTAATTCTTGAAATCAATCGAGAAAAAATCGCCTCAGTGCAGTCATTCAATCAAAAGCTGGTTGCGCTAAAATCGGAGGAAGCCATTTTGCTGAAAATCCGCAAGCCGTATAGCCAATCAGCGATGTTTGTTGCTGTAGAAGTTCCACATTAA